A genome region from Coffea arabica cultivar ET-39 chromosome 7e, Coffea Arabica ET-39 HiFi, whole genome shotgun sequence includes the following:
- the LOC113701853 gene encoding probable nucleolar protein 5-2: MLALFETPAGFALFKVLDEGKLSKVEDLWKEFSTADSARKIVKLKAFSKFENTSEALSAATLLIDSKPSKGLRKFLRAHCEGEALAVADSKLGNAIKEKLQIDCVHNNAVMELMRGVRSQLSELISGLAAQDLSPMSLGLSHSLSRYKLKFSPDKVDTMIIQAIGLLDDIDKELNTYAMRVREWYGWHFPELAKIVQDNILYAKAAKLMGDRSNAAKLDFSEILPEEVETELKEAALISMGTEISDLDLMNIKDLCNQVLSFAEYRAQLYDYLKSRMNTIAPNLTALVGELVGARLIAHGGSLLNLAKQPGSTVQILGAEKALFRALKTKHATPKYGLIYHASLIGQAAPKHKGKISRSLAAKTALAIRYDALGDNQDNTMGLENRLKLEARLRSLEGRDLNRAAGSAKGKPKIEVYDKDRKTGAGGLITPGKTYNPAADAVLGPTELSSEREKNEQEKKRKDEEAGDDTPMNGVEKKKKKKKKGTDIEDTHAAEDGVAGPESEVVGKKEKKKKKKHAAEDAELQNENIEAGEKKKKKRKHPEADEEVEAPSEKKEKKKKKKKHDA; this comes from the exons ATGCTTGCGCTTTTTGAAACCCCAGCGGGTTTTGCCCTCTTCAAAGTTTTGGACGAAGGCAAACTCTCCAAAGTTGAG GACTTGTGGAAGGAGTTCTCCACTGCTGATTCCGCAAGAAAG ATTGTAAAGCTAAAAGCTTTCTCGAAGTTTGAGAATACCTCGGAGGCATTGTCAGCAGCAACCTTGTTGATTGATAGCAAGCCGAGCAAAGGTCTCCGCAAGTTCTTACGTGCTCATTGCGAAGGTGAAGCTTTAGCTGTGGCTGATTCGAAACTCGGAAATGCAATCAAGGAGAAGCTG CAAATTGACTGTGTTCACAACAATGCTGTTATGGAATTGATGAGAGGTGTGAGAAGTCAATTGTCTGAACTCATTTCTGGTCTAGCTGCACAAGATTTGAGTCCAATGAGCTTGGGTCTGTCCCACAGCCTGTCTAGATACAAGCTAAAGTTCAGCCCTGATAAG GTGGACACAATGATCATTCAGGCTATCGGCCTTTTGGATGATATTGATAAGGAGCTAAACACTTATGCAATGAGAGTTCGAGAGTGGTATGGTTGGCATTTTCCTGAGCTGGCAAAGATTGTACAAGACAACATACTGTATGCGAAGGCAGCAAAATTGATGGGTGACCGTTCAAATGCTGCGAAGCTTGATTTTTCTGAG ATACTCCCCGAAGAAGTTGAAACAGAGCTTAAAGAAGCTGCCTTGATATCCATGGGAACTGAAATTAGTGACCTGGATTTGATGAACATAAAAGATCTGTGCAACCAAGTTCTTTCTTTTGCCGAGTACAGAGCTCAACTGTATGATTATCTAAAGAGCAGGATGAACACTATTGCCCCAAATCTTACTGCTCTTGTTGGAGAACTCGTTGGTGCTCGCCTTATTGCCCATGGAGGTAGCTTGCTCAATCTTGCTAAGCAACCAGGAAGCACAGTGCAGATACTTGGTGCAGAGAAAGCTCTGTTCAGAGCTCTTAAGACAAAGCATGCAACTCCTAAATATGGTCTTATATACCATGCATCTCTGATCGGTCAGGCAGCACCAAAGCACAAGGGTAAAATATCAAGATCTCTTGCCGCTAAAACTGCATTGGCAATTAGATATGATGCTCTAGGAGATAACCAGGACAATACAATGGGATTGGAGAATCGGTTAAAG CTTGAAGCACGATTGAGGAGTTTAGAAGGCAGAGATTTGAATCGTGCTGCTGGTTCTGCTAAAGGCAAACCAAAGATTGAAGTTTATGACAAGGATCGAAAGACGGGTGCAGGGGGACTGATAACCCCTGGGAAG ACTTACAATCCTGCGGCTGATGCTGTTCTTGGACCAACTGAGTTATCatcagagagagagaaaaatgagcaggaaaaaaagaggaaggatGAAGAAGCAGGTGATGACACTCCTATGAATGGTgtggagaagaaaaagaagaagaagaagaaggggaCTGATATAGAGGATACTCATGCTGCAGAAGATGGTGTTGCTGGACCTGAAAGTGAAGTGGttggaaagaaggaaaagaagaaaaagaagaaacatgCTGCTGAAGATGCTGAGCTACAGAATGAAAATATTGAAGcgggagagaagaagaaaaagaagagaaagcacCCTGAAGCAGATGAAGAAGTCGAAGCTCCCAGtgaaaagaaggagaaaaagaagaagaagaagaaacacgATGCATGA
- the LOC113701546 gene encoding uncharacterized protein, which yields MELEHPKMQESTLTGQKVKKQSAGLESSDALSSKYHVGSFHELQKGIPRNESTEEKLQWIQSQIIGGNVEFGTPFGRRRLTYADHTATGRCLRYIEDYIINHVLPVYGNCHSSDSYVGCRMTKMAHEVAKYVKKCLGGGEEDAIIFCGSGSTAAIKRLQEVIGVAIPSIIREKVSNCLGNEEKWVVFVGPYEHHSNILSWRQSLAEVVEIGFDDNGLIDMEALRQQLESYKSRNCPMLGSFSACSNVSGIYSDTKAIARLLHQYGAFACFDFAASGPYVKIDMRPGESDGYDAVFLSPHKFLGGPGSPGILLMSKALYHLRSSAPSTSGGGTVHFVNGFSEQDTLYVKNVEEREEAGTPPIIQKIRATLAFWVKEYIGHNVIETMEHNYIQQALERLLPNPNIKILGNVTEKRQAVLSFLIYSTTYSPSAEGNAEDNLDRNETSGLYLWRETGNKKGEPLHGPYISKLLSDLFGIQARGGCACAGPYGHMLLEIDRAQSLALRSAAERGYIGVKPGWTRVSFSYYMSKAEFEFILAAIEFLAIYGQRFLPLYHLNWETGDWSFMKKALKEAGEGYNCDFNGTSLANLIKDFNLGCNDSKENKDKETTEAGLECKYAKYLETARHIAVMLPKFPTQRRIPEDIDPSLLSFRV from the exons ATGGAATTGGAGCAtcccaaaatgcaagaaagTACCCTTACGGGGCAAAAAGTGAAGAAACAAAGTGCTGGATTAGAGTCATCTGATGCTCTTTCCAGTAAGTACCACGTTGGATCATTTCATGAACTGCAAAAAGGTATACCGAGAAATGAATCCACAGAGGAGAAGCTTCAATGGATACAATCACAAATCATTGGTGGAAATGTAGAATTTGGCACCCCATTTGGAAGACGAAGGCTTACTTATGCTGATCACACTGCCACAGGCCGGTGTCTTCGATACATTGAGGACTATATCATCAATCATGTTCTTCCTGTCTATG GTAACTGtcattcaagtgatagttatgtGGGTTGCAGGATGACAAAAATGGCACATGaagttgctaaatatgtcaagaaatgctTAGGGGGTGGAGAAGAAGATGCAATAATATTCTGTGGCTCTGGCTCGACAGCAGCTATCAAAAGACTCCAAGAAGTAATTGGAGTAGCTATACCTTCGATCATAAGAGAAAAGGTCTCAAACTGTCtcggaaatgaagaaaaatgggtGGTTTTTGTTGGTCCTTATGAACACCACTCCAATATCCTCTCTTGGAGACAGAGCTTAGCAGAGGTCGTTGAGATTGGATTTGATGACAATGGCCTGATTGACATGGAAGCTCTGAGACAGCAACTCGAATCATATAAGTCAAGAAACTGTCCCATGCTTGGTTCTTTCTCGGCTTGCAGCAATGTCAGTGGAATTTATTCAGATACTAAGGCCATAGCCCGACTACTCCATCAATACGGAGCATTTGCTTGCTTTGATTTTGCAGCAAG TGGTCCCTATGTGAAAATTGACATGAGGCCAGGGGAAAGCGATGGCTATGATGCTGTTTTTCTTAGTCCACATAAATTTTTGGGAGGTCCGGGTTCTCCAGGAATCCTCCTGATGAGCAAGGCTCTTTATCACCTGAGATCTTCAGCCCCATCAACTTCTGGGGGTGGAACAGTTCATTTTGTCAATGGCTTCAGTGAGCAG GATACATTGTATGTGAAGAATGTAGAGGAAAGAGAGGAAGCAGGAACTCCGCCTATCATCCAGAAGATCAGAGCAACACTAGCTTTTTGGGTAAAAGAATACATTGGTCACAATGTGATTGAAACAATGGAGCATAACTACATTCAACAAGCACTTGAAAGGCTTCTTCCAAATCCGAACATAAAGATTCTTGGAAATGTAACAGAGAAGCGGCAAGCGGTCTTATCCTTTCTGATTTACTCTACTACATATTCTCCCTCTGCAGAAGGCAACGCTGAGGATAACTTAGACAGGAACGAAACATCAGGTCTCTACCTATGGCGAGAAACAGGTAACAAGAAGGGCGAACCTCTTCATGGCCCTTACATTTCCAAGCTCCTCAGTGATCTCTTCGGTATCCAGGCTAGGGGAGGATGTGCTTGTGCGGGGCCCTATGGTCACATGTTGCTCGAAATTGACAGGGCTCAATCACTTGCCCTGCGATCTGCCGCTGAAAGG GGATACATTGGTGTGAAGCCAGGATGGACGAGAGTTAGCTTTTCATATTACATGTCTAAGGCAGAATTTGAGTTCATTTTAGCTGCAATTGAGTTTTTAGCTATTTATGGACAAAGGTTCCTCCCATTATACCACCTCAACTGGGAAACTGGTGATTGGAGCTTCATGAAAAAAGCATTAAAGGAGGCTGGAGAAGGATATAACTGTGACTTCAATGGTACATCATTAGCCAATTTGATCAAGGACTTCAACCTTGGGTGCAATGactcaaaagaaaacaaagataagGAAACTACAGAAGCAGGACTAGAGTGCAAGTATGCTAAGTATCTGGAGACTGCAAGGCACATAGCAGTTATGCTTCCAAAGTTTCCAACTCAACGTCGAATACCAGAAGATATAGATCCCAGCCTACTATCTTTCAGAGTTTAG